One genomic segment of Chelonia mydas isolate rCheMyd1 chromosome 1, rCheMyd1.pri.v2, whole genome shotgun sequence includes these proteins:
- the RASSF8 gene encoding ras association domain-containing protein 8, translating to MIWCTMELKVWVDGVQRIVCGVTEVTTCQEVVIALAQAIGRTGRYTLIEKWRDTERHLAPHENPIISLNKWGQYASDVQLILRRTGPSLSERPTSDSVARIPERTLYRQSLPPLAKLRPQNDKLIKRREPKRKSLTFTGGAKGLMDIFGKGKESEFKQKVLNYKTTAEELKKLIHLQTEKLQSIEKQLDSNEAEIRYWEQKYNSSLEEEIIKLEQKIKRNEVEIEEEEFWENELQIEQENEKQLKEQLLEIRQRILECESKLKDYMAQIHRMESGLEAEKLHREVQESQVNEEEVKEKIEKMKSEIDIQGQQSLRLENGIKAVERSLGQATKRLQDREQELEQLTKELRQVNLQQFIQQTGTKVTVLPADPIEVEASLTQLERETTFQSGSLKRPGSSRQLPSNLRILQNPLSSGFNPEGIYV from the exons GTCGTACTGGAAGATACACATTGATAGAAAAATGGAGAGATACAGAGAGGCATTTGGCACCTCATGAAAATCCTATAATTTCATTGAACAAATGGGGACAGTATGCAAGTGATGTGCAGTTAATATTACGCCGCACAGGGCCATCTCTCAGCGAGAGGCCGACTTCAGACAGTGTTGCTCGAATACCTGAAAgaactttgtacagacaaagctTACCTCCATTAGCCAAGCTAAGGCCTCAGAAtgacaaattaataaaaaggAGAGAGCCAAAAAGGAAATCTTTGACCTTCACTGGGGGTGCAAAAGGGTTAATGGACATTTTTGGGAAAGGTAAAGAATCTGAGTTCAAGCAAAAGGTGCTCAACTATAAAACAACAGCTGAAGAGTTGAAAAAACTGATCCACCTCCAGACTGAGAAGCTTCAGTCCATTGAGAAGCAGCTGGATTCAAACGAGGCTGAAATCAGGTACTGGGAACAGAAGTACAATTCCAGCCTGGAAGAGGAAATTATCAAACTCGAACAGAAAATCAAAAGAAATGAAGTAGAGATTGAAGAGGAAGAGTTCTGGGAAAATGAACTGCAGATTGAGCAAGAGAATGAGAAGCAGTTAAAGGAACAACTCCTGGAGATCAGGCAAAGAATCCTGGAGTGCGAGAGCAAGTTAAAAGACTATATGGCTCAAATCCACAGAATGGAGAGTGGCCTTGAAGCAGAGAAGTTGCACCGGGAAGTTCAGGAGTCGCAGGTGAATGAAGAAGAAGTCAAAGAGAAGATTGAAAAGATGAAAAGTGAAATTGATATTCAGGGCCAACAAAGTCTGAGGCTAGAAAATGGCATTAAAGCTGTAGAAAGGTCATTGGGCCAAGCCACCAAAAGATTACAG GACAGAGAACAAGAACTGGAGCAGCTAACGAAGGAGCTAAGACAAGTAAATCTCCAACAATTTATCCAGCAAACAGGAACAAAGGTCACAGTGCTTCCAGCAGACCCTATTGAAGTGGAGGCTTCTCTCACACAGCTCGAAAGAG AGACAACATTTCAGTCTGGGTCCCTGAAACGCCCAGGTTCATCAAGGCAGCTCCCCAGTAATCTTCGAATTCTACAGAATCCACTGTCGTCTGGTTTTAACCCTGAGGGCATTTATGTATAA